From one Tetragenococcus osmophilus genomic stretch:
- a CDS encoding Veg family protein: MPTTLSTIKKALEERIGSKIMLVAQTGRKRQTQRRGVLTETYPAVFVVDLDPEENSFERVSYSYSDVLTKSVEIEFLDTV; encoded by the coding sequence ATGCCAACGACTCTATCGACAATTAAAAAAGCACTAGAAGAGCGCATTGGCAGTAAGATTATGCTAGTGGCTCAAACAGGACGGAAACGTCAGACTCAGCGTCGAGGCGTTTTAACAGAGACATACCCAGCAGTTTTTGTTGTGGATTTAGATCCAGAAGAAAACTCATTTGAAAGAGTTTCTTATAGTTACTCAGACGTATTAACAAAATCTGTAGAAATTGAATTTCTTGATACAGTCTAA